A window of the Blattabacterium cuenoti genome harbors these coding sequences:
- the pnuC gene encoding nicotinamide riboside transporter PnuC has translation MNDWIDILLSPYYHNSCFHIILEFTAVAFTIFSVFCAQKNNVWVYPIGIVSTIIYSYLTFETSLYGDFIINLYYTLMSIYGWYTWMYKYKKDKIPITFCNKKDYFYTSILFLFTCTFSMMVYFFYGKLQSHFDWMDILTTGIYFSGMYQMTMKKVENWIFWIVGNGISVPLYFFKGFILTGILFIVLLILAIVGFFLWKKKALNQIFSLIDSQRR, from the coding sequence ATGAATGATTGGATAGATATACTTTTATCCCCCTATTACCATAATAGTTGTTTTCACATAATTTTAGAATTTACGGCTGTAGCATTTACAATATTTAGTGTTTTTTGTGCTCAAAAAAATAATGTATGGGTGTATCCAATAGGAATAGTCAGCACTATTATATATAGTTATTTAACTTTTGAGACTTCTCTTTATGGAGATTTCATTATTAACTTGTATTACACGTTAATGAGCATTTATGGATGGTATACATGGATGTATAAATATAAAAAGGATAAAATTCCTATTACTTTTTGTAATAAAAAAGATTATTTTTATACCTCTATTTTGTTTTTATTCACTTGTACTTTCAGTATGATGGTTTATTTTTTTTATGGAAAACTTCAATCTCATTTTGATTGGATGGATATATTGACAACGGGAATTTATTTTTCTGGTATGTATCAAATGACTATGAAAAAAGTAGAAAATTGGATATTTTGGATAGTAGGAAACGGAATTTCCGTTCCGCTTTATTTTTTTAAAGGTTTTATATTGACAGGAATTCTATTTATTGTTCTTCTTATACTGGCTATAGTTGGGTTTTTTCTTTGGAAAAAAAAAGCACTCAATCAAATTTTTTCGTTAATTGATTCACAACGTCGTTAA
- a CDS encoding 4'-phosphopantetheinyl transferase family protein, with translation MNFCTYKFHNFHTMIIVFRWKQFLETMFLRKLFLSDKEKVFFLSLSEKRKREFLSIRYVLRYIGIKINIFYNEKRKPFLFLPERKHISFSHSFEKRAIAISSYHIGIDIEKLRKDKKILKIKKKFIRDDESIFIHPNYEEDYLHIIWGIKESLYKLEGGIFYSFLDHYKVSPFSLKKDSCVSCWIIKNTYSKRFSAFYRKIEEHYLVYIIDIDDK, from the coding sequence ATGAATTTTTGTACCTATAAGTTTCATAACTTTCATACGATGATCATAGTTTTTAGATGGAAACAGTTTTTAGAAACTATGTTTTTAAGAAAACTTTTTCTTTCAGATAAAGAAAAAGTATTTTTTTTATCATTATCAGAAAAAAGAAAAAGAGAATTTTTAAGTATACGTTATGTTTTGAGATATATAGGAATAAAAATAAATATTTTTTATAATGAAAAAAGAAAACCTTTTCTTTTTCTTCCTGAAAGAAAACATATTTCTTTCAGTCATTCTTTTGAAAAAAGAGCTATAGCTATAAGTTCTTATCATATAGGGATAGACATAGAAAAACTACGAAAAGATAAAAAAATATTGAAAATAAAGAAAAAATTTATTAGAGATGATGAATCTATTTTTATTCATCCAAATTATGAAGAAGATTATTTGCATATTATATGGGGAATCAAAGAAAGTTTATATAAACTAGAAGGAGGAATTTTTTATAGTTTTTTAGATCATTATAAAGTTTCTCCTTTTTCCCTTAAAAAGGATTCTTGTGTGTCATGCTGGATTATAAAAAATACCTATAGCAAACGGTTTTCTGCTTTCTATAGAAAAATAGAAGAACATTACTTAGTTTATATTATAGACATAGACGATAAATAA
- a CDS encoding Mrp/NBP35 family ATP-binding protein yields the protein MKKKIEKALKNVIIIDNKNIIESGLVKKIDLLNNEIIIHLNLSNPAMHLKNKLIKDITQSIRSQNISDTIRIKTETEIKSYTKIKPVIKNIIAVASGKGGVGKSTIATNIAVSLGHMGFHVGLLDADIYGPSIPLMFNIENKSARLQHKNGIINPITSYGVKILSIGFFSKYGQAIVWRGPMVTKVLRQFMHETNWGELDFLIVDLPPGTGDIHLSLLQEIPLKGIVIVSTSQKIALSDVNRSVGMFRIQSIYVPILGIIENMSYLSSKKTKEKCFFFGKNGVRDFSKEMNLFFLGEIPMLQKIREYSDLGIPVVLENENIRNIFLNITKNIINQLHE from the coding sequence ATGAAAAAAAAAATTGAAAAAGCGTTAAAAAATGTTATTATTATTGATAATAAAAATATTATAGAATCTGGTTTGGTAAAAAAAATAGATTTATTAAATAATGAAATAATAATCCATTTGAATTTATCCAATCCTGCTATGCATTTAAAAAATAAACTCATTAAAGATATTACCCAATCTATAAGAAGTCAAAATATTTCAGATACAATACGCATAAAAACAGAAACAGAAATAAAATCATATACAAAAATAAAACCTGTAATAAAAAATATAATAGCTGTAGCTTCTGGAAAAGGAGGAGTAGGGAAATCTACAATAGCAACAAATATTGCTGTTTCTCTAGGTCATATGGGCTTTCATGTTGGATTATTAGATGCAGACATATATGGGCCATCTATTCCATTAATGTTTAATATTGAAAATAAATCTGCAAGATTACAACATAAAAATGGAATTATAAATCCTATTACTAGTTATGGAGTAAAAATTCTATCTATAGGGTTTTTTTCAAAATATGGACAGGCTATTGTTTGGAGAGGCCCCATGGTAACTAAAGTTTTGAGACAATTTATGCATGAAACTAATTGGGGAGAATTAGATTTTTTAATTGTAGATTTACCACCAGGAACAGGGGATATTCATTTATCTCTTTTGCAAGAAATTCCATTAAAAGGGATTGTTATAGTAAGTACCTCTCAAAAGATAGCCTTATCAGATGTAAATCGGTCTGTAGGAATGTTTCGTATTCAATCTATTTATGTTCCCATACTTGGAATTATAGAAAATATGTCTTATTTGTCTTCAAAAAAAACTAAAGAAAAATGTTTTTTTTTTGGAAAAAATGGAGTCAGAGATTTTTCCAAAGAGATGAATCTTTTTTTTCTTGGAGAAATTCCTATGTTACAAAAAATACGAGAATATTCAGATTTAGGAATACCTGTCGTTTTAGAAAACGAGAATATTAGAAATATATTTCTAAACATTACGAAAAATATTATCAATCAATTGCATGAATAA
- a CDS encoding purine-nucleoside phosphorylase: MTITLEKSKQYIQNKIKEKPDFGILLLGSQFEKLMEEIKNPICILYEEIPLFSKKNLYGKFLFGKIEDKNVVCLNEPFYEENIRNNFPIVLCKNIGIDKLILINISGGVNPNYKMGDVMLVKDHINFFPESPNTKEFIKNRFFEITEPYDKKMIEIAENIAMNHNIIIQKGVYVAYPYPNYKTCAEYAMIRSMGGDSVGMNIVTDVITARCMNLRVFAISIVMGLYEQLKDNNGHNSDKINFMNPFFYNYKETEKSISLLILIVKEFIKLCL; the protein is encoded by the coding sequence ATGACTATAACTTTAGAAAAATCAAAACAATACATACAAAACAAAATAAAAGAAAAACCTGATTTTGGAATTTTATTATTAGGAAGTCAATTTGAAAAACTGATGGAGGAAATCAAAAATCCTATATGCATTTTATATGAAGAAATTCCCCTTTTTTCTAAAAAAAATTTGTATGGAAAATTTTTATTCGGTAAGATAGAAGATAAAAATGTGGTTTGTTTAAACGAACCTTTTTATGAAGAAAATATAAGAAACAATTTTCCTATTGTATTGTGTAAAAATATAGGAATAGACAAATTAATATTGATTAATATTTCTGGTGGAGTCAATCCAAATTACAAAATGGGAGATGTAATGTTAGTTAAGGATCATATTAATTTTTTTCCAGAAAGTCCTAATACAAAAGAATTTATAAAGAATAGATTTTTTGAAATCACAGAACCATATGATAAAAAAATGATAGAAATTGCAGAAAATATCGCGATGAATCATAATATCATTATTCAGAAAGGAGTATATGTAGCTTATCCTTATCCTAATTATAAAACCTGTGCAGAATATGCTATGATACGATCTATGGGAGGGGATAGTGTAGGCATGAATATAGTAACAGATGTCATAACAGCCAGATGTATGAATTTACGAGTATTTGCTATATCCATTGTGATGGGATTATATGAACAACTTAAGGATAATAATGGACATAATTCAGATAAAATAAATTTTATGAATCCATTTTTTTATAATTATAAAGAAACAGAAAAATCTATATCTCTCCTAATATTAATAGTAAAAGAATTTATAAAACTTTGTTTATAA
- the murB gene encoding UDP-N-acetylmuramate dehydrogenase codes for MFIKKHFSLKKFNTFGINVYTRYFVEVKSIGEIQKIFDIYPYISKLFLGNGSNILFLKNYYPGLVMKMGIKGKKVIKENDDQVIVQAYAGENWNEFVNWTIKKGFIGLENLSFIPGTVGAAPIQNIGAYGAEVKDSLIKVQVYEIDNRKIREFTREECKLKYRYSFFKQPHYKNKFLILSVFFLLKKKYKQLNTYYVEIQEELENMNVKIPTIHDLNQAIFNIRQRKLPNPKKIGNAGSFFINPTVGVLDFKKLKHQYPTITGYKISNKKVKLSANSLIENIGWKGKKIGNVGVYEKKPIILVNYGKATGMDIYSISETITKNIKKKFGISLSTEVDFIQ; via the coding sequence ATGTTCATTAAAAAACACTTTTCTCTAAAAAAATTTAATACATTTGGAATAAATGTTTATACTCGTTATTTTGTAGAAGTGAAAAGTATAGGAGAAATTCAAAAAATTTTTGATATATATCCATACATTTCAAAACTTTTTTTAGGAAATGGAAGTAATATTCTTTTTTTAAAAAATTATTATCCAGGATTAGTAATGAAAATGGGAATAAAAGGAAAGAAAGTGATAAAAGAAAATGATGATCAAGTCATTGTTCAAGCTTATGCTGGAGAAAATTGGAATGAATTTGTAAACTGGACGATCAAAAAAGGATTTATCGGATTAGAAAATCTATCATTTATTCCTGGTACAGTTGGAGCTGCTCCTATTCAAAATATTGGAGCATATGGAGCAGAAGTAAAAGACTCTTTGATAAAAGTACAAGTATATGAAATAGATAATAGGAAAATAAGAGAATTTACACGTGAAGAATGTAAATTAAAATATCGTTATTCTTTCTTTAAGCAACCTCATTATAAAAATAAATTTCTTATTTTATCTGTTTTTTTTCTTTTGAAAAAGAAATATAAACAATTAAATACATATTATGTGGAAATTCAAGAAGAATTAGAAAATATGAATGTTAAAATACCTACTATTCACGATTTAAATCAGGCAATTTTTAATATTAGACAGAGGAAACTTCCAAATCCAAAAAAAATTGGAAATGCTGGTAGTTTTTTTATAAATCCTACAGTAGGAGTGTTGGATTTTAAAAAACTCAAACATCAATATCCTACTATTACAGGTTATAAGATTTCTAATAAAAAAGTAAAACTATCTGCTAATTCATTAATTGAGAATATAGGATGGAAGGGTAAAAAAATTGGAAATGTAGGAGTATATGAAAAAAAACCTATTATTTTAGTAAACTATGGAAAAGCTACTGGAATGGATATATATTCTATTTCAGAAACAATAACGAAGAACATAAAAAAAAAGTTCGGTATTTCTTTATCTACAGAAGTAGATTTCATACAATAA
- a CDS encoding YtxH domain-containing protein has translation MKKVGSFFWGIILGTMAGLIMGMILTPRKEEKIKNILEKKTEELRDNLQEIGKKIGKKVHKIKSNFDAKWKKNKIEKIDQVEDELGT, from the coding sequence ATGAAAAAAGTAGGAAGTTTTTTTTGGGGAATTATTTTGGGGACCATGGCTGGGTTAATAATGGGAATGATATTAACTCCAAGAAAAGAGGAAAAAATCAAAAATATATTAGAAAAAAAAACAGAAGAACTAAGAGATAATTTACAGGAAATTGGTAAAAAAATTGGAAAAAAAGTGCATAAGATTAAATCAAATTTTGATGCTAAGTGGAAAAAAAATAAAATAGAGAAAATAGATCAAGTAGAAGATGAATTAGGAACTTAA
- the rlmB gene encoding 23S rRNA (guanosine(2251)-2'-O)-methyltransferase RlmB, with amino-acid sequence MKKLEIVYGIHPLIEAIIAKKNIRKLFFQKGLRQGSNAYIKLINLSKKEHIPIQAVSKQKFYQFKNKNHQGVFAVLSPIETYHIEDLLPIFYEKGKNPLLIILDRITDVRNFGSIIRTAACAGVDAIIIPKKDTAMIGSDSIKTSSGALFKVPICKEKNILNTIEFLTNSGLKIVSATEKSDIYWYNIDFSGPVALILGNEEKGISSKYLKSSYEKAKIPSIKGISSLNVSVACGVILYEIFRQRKISI; translated from the coding sequence ATGAAAAAATTAGAAATCGTTTATGGGATACATCCATTAATCGAAGCGATTATAGCTAAAAAAAACATTAGAAAGCTTTTTTTTCAAAAAGGATTGAGACAAGGATCAAATGCTTACATAAAATTAATAAATCTTTCCAAAAAAGAACATATTCCGATTCAAGCTGTTTCGAAACAAAAATTTTATCAATTTAAAAATAAAAATCATCAAGGGGTTTTTGCTGTTCTTTCTCCCATAGAAACTTATCATATAGAAGATTTGCTTCCTATATTTTATGAAAAAGGAAAAAATCCACTTTTGATCATTCTAGATCGAATTACAGATGTAAGAAATTTTGGATCTATAATACGGACTGCTGCATGTGCAGGAGTAGACGCAATCATTATTCCAAAAAAAGATACAGCTATGATTGGATCTGATTCTATAAAAACTTCTTCAGGTGCTTTATTTAAAGTCCCAATATGTAAAGAAAAAAATATATTAAACACAATAGAATTTTTAACGAATTCTGGATTGAAAATCGTTTCTGCTACAGAAAAATCCGATATATATTGGTACAATATTGATTTTTCAGGACCAGTAGCTTTAATACTAGGAAATGAAGAAAAAGGAATTTCTTCAAAGTATTTAAAAAGTTCCTATGAAAAAGCAAAAATTCCATCAATAAAAGGAATTTCATCTTTAAACGTATCTGTAGCTTGTGGTGTTATTCTATATGAGATATTCAGACAAAGAAAAATATCAATCTAA
- the pheS gene encoding phenylalanine--tRNA ligase subunit alpha: MDKKIDQIKEEIKCFHIKTYNDLEIFRIKFLGKKKGSLTILFKELKKIPIQKRKTYGKIINELKKEVKNKINIFYSKNEIPNNKGLQFDPTIPGKSIETGSRHPLSIIKNRIIDLFMKIGFTYVDGPEIEDDWHNFTALNIPIFHPSRDMQDTFFLCKNPDVLLRTHTSSVQIRYMKKHSPPFRVLSIGKVYRNETISSRSNFMFHQAEGFYIDRKVSFSDLKQTIHYLINSLFGDAKIRFRPSYFPFTEPSAEVDIYCDSEWLEIMGCGMIDPQVLKNVNIDSEIYSGFAFGLGIERLSLIIYRMKDIRIYFDNDIRFLKQFKSEF; this comes from the coding sequence ATGGATAAAAAAATAGATCAAATTAAAGAAGAAATCAAATGTTTTCACATAAAAACATATAATGATTTAGAAATATTCAGAATTAAATTTTTAGGCAAAAAAAAGGGAAGTTTAACCATTTTATTTAAAGAATTAAAAAAAATTCCCATTCAAAAAAGAAAAACTTATGGAAAAATTATTAATGAATTAAAAAAAGAAGTTAAAAATAAAATAAATATTTTTTATTCAAAAAATGAAATTCCTAATAATAAAGGACTACAATTCGATCCTACTATACCGGGAAAATCGATAGAAACCGGATCGAGACATCCCCTCTCTATTATAAAAAACAGAATCATAGATCTTTTTATGAAAATTGGATTTACTTATGTGGATGGCCCTGAAATAGAGGATGATTGGCATAATTTTACAGCTTTAAATATTCCTATTTTTCATCCATCTAGAGATATGCAAGATACATTTTTTTTATGCAAAAATCCAGATGTTTTATTGAGAACACATACTTCTTCCGTGCAAATACGGTATATGAAAAAACATAGTCCGCCCTTTCGGGTATTATCTATCGGAAAAGTGTATAGAAATGAAACCATTTCATCACGTTCCAATTTCATGTTTCATCAAGCGGAAGGATTTTATATAGACAGAAAAGTCTCTTTTTCTGATTTGAAACAAACGATTCATTATTTGATTAATTCTCTTTTTGGAGATGCAAAGATTCGATTTCGTCCTTCTTATTTTCCTTTCACAGAACCTAGTGCTGAAGTAGATATCTATTGTGATAGTGAATGGCTAGAAATCATGGGTTGTGGAATGATAGATCCACAAGTTTTGAAAAACGTAAATATTGATTCAGAAATTTATTCTGGATTTGCTTTTGGATTGGGAATCGAACGTTTATCTCTAATAATTTACCGAATGAAAGATATTAGAATTTATTTTGATAATGATATTCGTTTTTTAAAACAATTTAAAAGTGAATTTTAG
- a CDS encoding CvpA family protein: MLDIIIIILVLYGGYHGYKKGLISQLFIFMIFFILILKGFYIFDFFQKILKEVYLKDNKSYKYIIYSIIISFFSIIFIAFITKKIIEFIMIITWMKPIDRLGGGILGMMKYFFCFSICILLLKEANKKIDLFPYNFFNNSFEKGFQFFFYQKDSLLNKLKELYFKFYEF; this comes from the coding sequence ATGTTAGATATAATTATTATAATTCTGGTTTTATATGGAGGATATCATGGATATAAAAAAGGATTAATTTCTCAATTATTCATATTTATGATATTTTTCATTTTAATTTTAAAAGGTTTTTATATATTTGATTTTTTTCAAAAAATATTAAAAGAAGTATATTTAAAAGACAATAAATCATATAAATATATAATTTATTCTATAATAATTTCATTTTTTTCTATTATATTTATAGCTTTTATTACTAAAAAAATAATAGAATTCATAATGATTATCACATGGATGAAACCTATAGATAGATTAGGTGGGGGAATATTAGGCATGATGAAATATTTTTTTTGTTTTTCAATATGTATTCTTTTACTAAAAGAAGCAAATAAAAAAATAGATCTATTTCCTTATAATTTTTTCAATAATTCCTTTGAAAAAGGATTTCAATTTTTTTTCTATCAAAAAGATTCTTTATTGAATAAATTAAAAGAATTATATTTTAAATTTTATGAATTTTAA
- a CDS encoding long-chain-fatty-acid--protein ligase — protein sequence MNFKKRIFSILSKKEFDNLTWDIFHYQIKNNKIYKNYLQYLEINPLEIKNISEIPFLPISFFRTHRVLSSNTKKSTGDCYDIIFTSSGTTADIKSKHYVKNLSVYIESIRKSFEFFYGPIEKFKFLGFFPTDIKDSSLIYMVKYLIQKTYQNGSCFVPYPYNNYKDIHLIYNKNNKNIFIFGLSFSLLYFIEKYNHLAPFRRKKKEEKKKVIIMETGGMKGQRKEIIREELHNILKNFFCVKEIHSEYGMTELLSQAYAKKNGIFQCPPWMKIYIRDPEDPFIHVYNNKIGGIDIIDLSNYLSCPFISTQDLGKKINENEFEVLGRMDFSDMRGCNIMTTHFLES from the coding sequence ATGAATTTTAAAAAAAGGATTTTTTCTATATTATCAAAAAAAGAATTTGATAATTTGACATGGGATATATTCCATTATCAAATTAAAAATAACAAAATTTATAAAAATTATCTTCAATATTTAGAGATAAATCCACTTGAAATCAAAAATATTTCTGAAATTCCTTTTTTACCTATTTCTTTTTTTAGAACGCATCGTGTCTTGAGTAGTAATACAAAAAAAAGTACAGGGGATTGTTACGATATCATTTTTACCAGTAGTGGGACTACTGCTGATATAAAAAGTAAACATTATGTAAAAAATTTGAGTGTTTATATTGAGAGTATTAGAAAAAGTTTTGAGTTCTTTTATGGTCCAATAGAAAAATTTAAGTTTTTAGGATTTTTTCCTACAGATATAAAGGATTCTTCTTTAATTTATATGGTCAAGTATTTGATACAAAAAACTTATCAAAATGGAAGTTGTTTTGTCCCTTATCCCTATAATAATTATAAAGATATACATCTTATTTATAATAAAAATAATAAAAATATTTTCATTTTTGGACTGAGTTTTTCTTTATTGTATTTTATAGAAAAATATAATCATCTGGCTCCTTTTAGGAGGAAAAAAAAGGAAGAGAAAAAAAAAGTCATAATTATGGAAACAGGAGGAATGAAGGGACAAAGAAAAGAAATCATTAGAGAGGAATTACACAATATTTTAAAAAATTTTTTTTGCGTAAAGGAAATTCATTCAGAATATGGAATGACAGAATTGCTTTCTCAAGCATATGCAAAAAAAAACGGTATATTTCAATGCCCTCCTTGGATGAAAATATATATAAGAGATCCTGAAGATCCTTTTATACATGTATATAATAATAAAATAGGAGGGATTGATATCATCGATTTATCGAATTATTTATCTTGTCCTTTTATTTCTACCCAAGATTTGGGTAAAAAAATCAATGAAAATGAATTCGAAGTATTAGGAAGAATGGACTTTTCAGACATGCGAGGATGTAATATTATGACCACCCATTTTCTAGAAAGCTAA
- a CDS encoding inorganic phosphate transporter, translating to MKLFYPSIIVVLFFLSIFDLIVGLINDAVNFLNSAIGSRVASRRTIMIFASLGILLGAFLSSGMMEVARKGVFDPSYFYFSDIIFIFLSVMISDIILLDIFNTLGLPTSTTVSMVFCLLGAAFSIAMIKMTSPLNNEPFHHLILYIKAEKIFTISLGIFLSIIISFTSGAFIHYFIRFLFSFEYESRLKYVGVIWSAISLSCMTYFLIIRGLNSTLQGVINENLTGFPFLIQHFIKWIHHNFFIFLLILFSTWTIIAKIFVYLGYNILKFVVLYGTFSLAMAFAGNDLVNFIGIPIASIQSYNIWKESGSPPAEKFNMKSLSGNVKLPSSVLIFSGMIMIFTLWFSKKTKNITSTEINLSRQNEGPEKFLSNSFSRGIVRFFLYLGNHFFKLFPKRLLVKIEKNFKQKKTQKEESVAFDLVRASANLTISSILISIATVQKLPLSTTFVTFMVSMGTSLSDRAWDRESAVYRVSGVLKVIRGWFLTGFIAFTMAGITAAFLYFFKVWALSFLIFLILFLFYRSYKNYNKMQDQKIEEKPFFGIVNLTLEITLNKTFDILKPILEYIESIYKNSIEGITQENLKTLQESRNNFLKVKDNFTNIHNSLIRVIRKTKNREPIAGILYLQIYNKTKEIIESSDIITNHTLFHVINSHKPLKYQQKKNLLTLEHLMIEHFNIIKRITIDRNCKKIQFPCSIQNKIIKKIEEQMNQQVRGIIHKKYGTKNTFLMLDLLLESKKITENIEDIIILYHDALSHISSKKDASFLAF from the coding sequence ATGAAACTTTTTTATCCCTCAATTATAGTGGTTCTTTTTTTCTTATCTATATTTGATCTTATTGTTGGTTTAATTAATGATGCCGTTAATTTTCTAAATTCTGCTATTGGATCTCGAGTTGCTTCTCGGAGAACTATCATGATTTTTGCTAGTTTAGGTATTTTATTAGGAGCTTTTTTGTCTAGTGGAATGATGGAAGTAGCAAGAAAAGGAGTTTTTGATCCTTCTTATTTTTATTTTTCAGATATTATTTTTATTTTCTTATCTGTAATGATATCCGATATTATTTTACTGGATATTTTTAACACTTTAGGTTTACCTACTTCAACTACAGTATCTATGGTTTTTTGTTTATTAGGAGCCGCTTTCAGCATAGCCATGATAAAAATGACTTCTCCATTAAATAATGAACCCTTTCATCATTTAATTCTATACATTAAAGCGGAAAAAATATTCACCATTAGTCTAGGTATTTTTTTATCTATTATTATTTCTTTTACTTCCGGTGCTTTTATTCACTATTTCATTCGTTTTTTATTTAGTTTTGAATATGAAAGTAGATTAAAATATGTAGGAGTAATATGGAGTGCCATTTCATTGAGTTGCATGACTTATTTTCTTATTATCAGAGGATTGAATAGTACTTTACAGGGTGTAATTAATGAAAATTTAACAGGATTTCCCTTTTTAATTCAACATTTCATAAAATGGATTCACCATAATTTTTTTATCTTTTTGCTGATCTTATTTTCAACGTGGACTATTATAGCAAAGATCTTTGTTTATTTAGGATATAATATATTAAAATTTGTCGTACTATATGGGACTTTTTCTTTAGCTATGGCTTTTGCAGGAAATGATTTAGTCAATTTTATCGGAATTCCTATAGCTAGTATACAATCTTATAATATATGGAAAGAATCGGGGAGTCCCCCTGCTGAAAAATTCAATATGAAAAGTTTGTCTGGAAATGTAAAACTCCCATCTTCCGTTTTAATTTTTTCAGGAATGATTATGATATTCACTCTTTGGTTTTCTAAAAAAACAAAAAATATCACGAGTACAGAAATTAATTTAAGTAGACAAAATGAAGGGCCGGAAAAATTTTTATCCAATTCTTTTTCTAGAGGTATTGTACGATTTTTTTTATATTTAGGAAATCATTTTTTTAAATTGTTTCCTAAAAGACTTCTGGTTAAAATAGAAAAAAACTTTAAACAAAAAAAAACACAAAAAGAAGAAAGCGTTGCTTTCGATTTAGTTAGAGCTTCTGCCAATTTAACTATCTCCAGTATATTGATATCTATAGCTACAGTTCAAAAACTCCCATTATCTACCACTTTTGTTACTTTTATGGTATCTATGGGGACTTCTCTTTCAGATAGAGCATGGGACAGAGAAAGCGCTGTTTATAGAGTGTCAGGCGTATTAAAAGTTATAAGAGGATGGTTTTTAACAGGTTTCATTGCCTTTACTATGGCAGGGATAACGGCTGCCTTTTTATACTTTTTTAAAGTATGGGCTTTATCTTTTCTTATTTTTTTGATTTTATTTCTTTTTTACAGAAGTTATAAAAACTATAATAAAATGCAAGATCAAAAAATAGAAGAAAAACCATTTTTTGGAATAGTGAATCTAACTTTAGAAATCACTTTAAATAAAACCTTTGATATTCTAAAACCAATACTTGAATATATTGAAAGTATTTACAAAAATAGTATAGAAGGAATTACTCAAGAAAATTTAAAAACTCTTCAAGAGAGTCGAAATAATTTTTTAAAAGTAAAAGATAATTTTACGAATATACATAACTCTTTAATTAGAGTAATTAGAAAAACAAAAAATCGAGAACCGATTGCTGGAATCCTTTATCTTCAGATATACAACAAAACTAAAGAAATTATTGAATCTTCAGATATTATTACAAATCATACATTGTTTCATGTGATCAATAGCCATAAACCTTTAAAGTATCAACAAAAGAAGAATTTACTAACGCTTGAGCATCTTATGATTGAACATTTCAACATAATCAAAAGAATAACAATAGATAGAAATTGTAAAAAAATTCAATTTCCTTGTTCTATACAAAATAAAATTATAAAAAAAATTGAAGAGCAAATGAATCAACAAGTAAGGGGAATTATACATAAGAAATATGGAACAAAAAATACTTTTTTGATGTTAGATCTTCTTTTAGAATCAAAAAAAATAACGGAAAATATAGAAGATATCATTATATTATATCACGACGCATTATCCCATATTTCATCCAAAAAAGACGCATCTTTTTTAGCTTTCTAG